The Sulfurospirillum sp. UCH001 genome segment GTACAGTTATGGAGCTGTTTCCGATGAGGTTTTTCAAGAGGCGCAGCGCATTTTACAGACACATCAAGAGAGCCACTACGACCATAAAACATCGATTGATGAAGTAAAAGGGTATTACCGTGTGGATTGCTCTTCGTTTGTCAGTTATATTTTGCATAAAAAAGCACCTTCGGCACTTACACTATTACCAATAGATGCTAAACATACCCGTTCAAGAGCGCAAAATTATTATGATTATTTTAAAGGTTTAGAGACTCCAAATAACCATTGGATGGCTATTAAAACCATTCTTGAACTTGAGCGTGGCGATATCATCGCATGGAAATATGACCCAAGTTTGCAAAAAAAAGATACAGGGCATGTTGTGATTGTCTCGCAAAAGCCAGTTCAAGAAGAATCTCATCTTTTTCGTATTCGTGTGATCGATGCTTCAAAAGGAAAACATGCCAATGATACCAGAGAAGAGGGAATCGATGGTATCGGCAGTGGCGATATGTGGTTTCGCATCAATGACAATGGCTCTCCTATAGGGCTTTACTGGTCAAGCAAAGAGAAAAAAGAGAGCCAACACCCTATTGCTATGGGACGAGTGCTCCAATAGCTCTATAATCTTTCCTATTTTTCAAGGTCATTTACACACTTTTTGCAATAGATAAAAACTCATATGCAATTCTCGATAAACGCTTATCTTTTCGATACGCAAGAACAATGGTACGTGTTAAGAGTGGCTCATCAATACTAAAAAGCATGAGTTTATCTTGTTTGTCTTCTTTGATAAATTGAGGTAAGGTAAAACAAGCACCGATGCCTGATGCAACGATAGAATTGGCAATATCAAACGTTTCAGTTTCGCAAAAAACTTTTGGTTCAAATCCTGCTTTTTTAAAGATAGAATCATAAATAGGACGGCTTCTTTGGCTATCTTTAGGTAGGATGAATTTTTCATTTTTGAGTTCACTTAAGTCAATCGTAGGGTAGCCCTTCGCTTTTTTCTTTGTTTTTTGAGCAAGCGGATGCGTAATAGGCAGTGCAAGACATACTTGTTCTTCTTTGATAATCTTATACTTTAACTCTTCTGTATTGAGTGGTAAGATCAGCGTTCCTATATCAATATCGCCATCGAGAAGCATTTTTTTCAAATTGAGCGTTGAGAAGACTTGTGTAATGTTCAAATCGGTATTTGGAAATTTTTTATAAAACGTTGAGAGCGCATCTTGAATGAAATGATAACCTGTCTGTGTAATTCCTAACCGCAATTTTCCATTTTCAAATCCTGTCACATCACGCATTTGTACATTAAGATCATTATAGAGGTCTATGATAGCGTTAGCTTTTGAGAGATAAATCTCTCCTGCATGGGTGAGGCTAATAGGTGTTGTACTTCGATCAAAAAGAGGAACCCCAATCTGCTTTTCTAGAATATTGATACTCTGACTTAAGGAAGGTTGCGCAATT includes the following:
- a CDS encoding LysR family transcriptional regulator is translated as MSLKQIECVVMVAKLKSFTKAAHKLKIAQPSLSQSINILEKQIGVPLFDRSTTPISLTHAGEIYLSKANAIIDLYNDLNVQMRDVTGFENGKLRLGITQTGYHFIQDALSTFYKKFPNTDLNITQVFSTLNLKKMLLDGDIDIGTLILPLNTEELKYKIIKEEQVCLALPITHPLAQKTKKKAKGYPTIDLSELKNEKFILPKDSQRSRPIYDSIFKKAGFEPKVFCETETFDIANSIVASGIGACFTLPQFIKEDKQDKLMLFSIDEPLLTRTIVLAYRKDKRLSRIAYEFLSIAKSV